Below is a window of Pocillopora verrucosa isolate sample1 chromosome 6, ASM3666991v2, whole genome shotgun sequence DNA.
ATGAAACTTAAATAAGTTGCTGTTATGATTCCTGTTCTCCGACCACGTTCAATTTTAAGACTTCAAGTTCtcgttctttcttttctttttctttctttcttttttttttctgttttttgttgtaGGATTGTTGAAAACTAAACAAAGTTTTTATATCGTATTAATTTTTTAGAGTTATTATTCTGCTGCTGTGTAAAATTTTTTCTCGCGCAGCATTTTCGTTACGTAACGGTCGTCTTCGTTGTTTTCCTTAAATAATTACTGTCTTGTCTGCACCTcgctcaaaattttttcttacaacaCAAGATCTTGACAAACTCTACACGAAATGCTCTGTTCATAACTCCATagataaaaacatttatagCACTGCTGGTTGCTCCAAAGTACGTGCTTACAAGGTACACTTGGCGCGGTACTGTCCACAAATCTATGAATCTAATACACTCCACTACCATTACAGGACCCCAGCAAATACAGAACCCTAAGGTTACCGCGAACAACAACTGAGCAAGTCTTATGTCCTCGACACTACTGCTGATCCTTAGTCCTCTCTCAGTTGAGACCCTAAGACGCTGACGACTTATGGCGCGAAATACTTTATGGTAGAGGATAATAACAACTGCCATAGGCACAGGTATGTTAATAATTAGCGTGCTGGTGAAGAGGGCAATAAATTCCGGCGTAAATGACGGGGTGGAGTAACAGATCACGGTACCAGGGTGAAAATTAAACGTCGAAAGGCCAAGGATGAAAGGAAGAGCGCTGCAGATGAGAGCCCATGCCCAGACGAAAAAAACAGAGGTCATGGTCAGTTTGGAAGTATAAAGGTTTGGGTATAGATTTGAATGAACCACTCGGGTGTATCTGTTGCAAGCAGTTAGCGCCATTGTGTGTAAAGAAGCGATGCTGAAAGCGAATACGAAGTAGCCTTGCAGTTGACATGCCCAGTCACCGAAGGGCCACCTGCTGAGAATTAGTGCTCCTGCCGAAAACGGCAACGAAAAGACTGAAGTTAGCAGATCCGTTAGCGCCAGGGAGATGATGAAGTAATTTGGAATGATCCTCAGTCTTGAGTTTTTGTAAAAGGCGAGGCAAACCATTGAATTCCCAAAAAACGCCACGAAATCGATCAAAAGGAGAACGAATGACTCCAAAACTACCAACAAGACAGGTCTCGATTTCAACTCAAGAGCCAAGATGTCTTGATCTGTTGCCTTTGCAACTGTAGGTTGTACAATCGAGGTGTTGATGGAAGCGTTCGAGATGGATGAGAGTTGCGCCATCAATTTTTAAAGTGCACGTCCAAAAGCAAAGTCTTCTTTTGTTGTTCAATGCAGACGATCCGAGTGTTATAACGAGGGGAAATGAGCATATAGTGTGTGGTAGTTTTATCCACTACAATTTCATCTAATAGTTTGAACATCACGTAAATTATAAGATTCGATGCGAAGAGCCGAAAATGGATCTCGTGACGTCGGTGACACCTTGctgtgagaaaacaaaagacaactTTAATTACGATAGGAATAGCCGCAGATGGCGTGCTTGGGATTAAATGAAAGCTCGTTTTCGATTGGCTGAGGTAGCAGACAGCTTCTTGTAAACACTCTAATTTGCAGTGAAACAGGAAGTTACAAGGGAAAATCCTGATTCTGCTCATGATATTGAAAACAGAACACTGACtaatttcttctgttttcagTCCTTTTCCACTTAATCGAGTTTGTTCGTGTACAGACGTAGCCGTCGGATATGCCTAAAGCCAATAACGAAACAAATATTCATGTGATAAGCATATGATAAGTAAGATATTCAAAAGAGCGATCCAATACGACAGTTTGCTAAGGAAAGATGACACGTATTTGTCTTCGCTTCGCAAACTGCAAATAAATGTTAACatataaaaaattctttaaggTTAATCTTTTCAACtcagacaacaaaaacaaggaaGCTGGAAATCACCCATCACTTTGTAAGAGCCCAATTGTTTAAAGTCTTCCGCTATTTCAAGTCCAGGGCATGTTCAGTTGAGGTGgcataaacagaaaaaaatagaaagagaaAGGGCGagagaaggaagaaagaaaaaactggaCTGGAGGGTCACCAGTCTGTAAGTTACCTCTTTCTATAATCATCATGGCTCAGTTGTATAAAGATTGCATGACGCTATCTAACGAATAAATTGCTATGCGACGGAtgagtgatagcaaaacgtatagcattatccaccatataaagttttatccagtggatcGTCTTATttaaccttcgaacaaccgtgGCCAAAGTTTttggaatttatttttcacgACAAGTAATATCATCGGTACAGACCGCTAACTTTAAACTTAACAACAGGGTGAATAACATTTCCGCATcgttaatttattcaataaaaacatCTTAGTGGTTTCAAGATGAGATGAAACGCGGCACTTTAATGAGTGCATGTACTTTggtctaaaaatatttttggttttttcatttCCTGAGTATAAAGTAATAGCTTTTCTTACAAAGAAGCTATCTTTTAGCATCAAGGGGTCGTAAGTCCCGTTATGATTTCTTGAGATGAAGAATTAGATTGAATCGCGCTGGGATTTTCCAATGTTCCTAAACgtgattaatttttcaattcctcTATAAGATGATTCTTGGATCAATTATTCTTCcgaaaaattaaataagcaGTGGAAAAAACAGCGGATATTTACAACAATAACTACttaaacttttaagtttttcttgcCGGTCTTCACCTTATTAATGACTGTCAACAAATTAAACGAAAATCATTCAGTTCTTTGCTAAAGACAAAATAGTGTTTTTTTCCAACATAGTAGGAAAGATTGTGACACAAACATGAGAAATTTTAAAGGGAGGGAAAAAAAGTCCTCTAGCagcaaggattttttttaatttgttgtgaAGAGTAAATTTTTATCCACAAttaattcttgtttttaattttaatgttaattttatCCAAATGTTATCTTTGTTTTGTGTCATGAGTCAATTTGATTGTGTCTGTGAATCTAACATATGATTAATTTATAGCTTTCCCATCGCATTCGTTGTCTTTGTAAGAGATCTGCTTCATTCTGGGTGAAAATGGCAACAATagtcttttttcatttctaagtTGTTTCGTCTATTCCAAAAACCAACGTCCATTACAACTTCTATAATTTCATAATGACCAAACTCCACTGGGATCTTGTTTTCATCCATCTATAATAGTAAATTGATGTTTATATAGGAAGCTTGATTCGTCGCCCCCGCTGAGTGGTAGCTGCGGTACTCGTGCTAAGACAAATTGTCTCTTTTTTATGAGTGAAAGTAATTGCGAATAAATTCAAAAAAATAGCTCAAAGTTACCATCTTTCATCTTTTGCAAATGTTTAGCGTGGTGGAAAAAGACGTCAGTTGCTGAAAAATTCGGTCATCAAGAAAAGTACATAGAAAGacattttaatgaaatcatggtGCACAATAGTTTATTGCCTTAATTGAAAACTTTGTAAGCCCGGGGGGTGCGTGCCCTCGTATAGGCTACAAGATGTATCTGATACCAAAGAATTTAGTGTTTGAACCGTTTTGGTCTGACTGCTAAGAAAgagaatgtaaacagtttatgATCCCTTGCTGCTAACGATATGAAATCGATTAAGGTTTGCTGTACACCTCAGAATTGgaatgttctttgttttttgcttcgttctctgtttgttttttctttaaattaacaacTAATCAAGCCACCTGAAATATCGATCAACTTCATGGATAGAAACTTGAATCAAGTCTACAATAAGTTAAGCCTATAATTGCCTCAGTTTGATCTGAAAAATTCTTCTCGCAAGCCAAATCAGTGATCCTGACCATTCAGCGTTTTTCCCTCGGAGGGATAGGGCTGGCTGGCTGGCAGAACGACTCagacattttcctttttcctgagCAAAATCATACATTTGAGGCTTAAAGAATCGTCTGGCTTTGAGAGATTCCCAGATAATTTTTGCGACTGATAAGTCACATTTCCAATTGAATCGTTCAGCTGCCAAGCTTTGAATGCGGGCTACAAACCTAAAGAACTCACTGAAAAAGTGAACTAATATATCCGtataaaaaaagacaacaacaacaatcacaCGTTTTTAAATAATCAACTATGACAAAAGGTCGCTTTCTATTCTTATCTTTTAGAAATCATACCTTGTACTGAAGCTCATGATATTGAACAAAAGACATGTGTAACGACGGACACATCTGTGAGGTCAACTCTAAATGGATATGTCTGATGAATAGATGGAAGAATGGTTAGTGTTCTTAAATCTTTAAAATACCTGTATCTCCGTCTTCAAGGGAAACGATTTTAAGACTAGAATTGCACGGTGACAATAATATGCTTTTGAGGCTATTTTAACGTAAAAATAGTGCCTAGTCATATGCCCACGAATAGGTCTTCGACAGAGGATACAAGAACAAAAGATTATTTATTCAAGATGACTGACCATTTGACTTCCCTATAAAGCTCTTAAACATTACGAATTCCGGAAGGTGGGAGGACATGTCTGATATACAGCGACTGAGAATGATtgaataagaaacaaaacacttgTAGGTATTGGCTCTGGCGCTATTGCTTGTCTCCTTTCTCAAGGAATTTAATGGAATTTTGAAGTGCTTTTACGATGAAATTTGCAGCTGTCCGATTCAAGCTTTTTGTAatcaatttgaagaaaattgctACTTACtgttttcaaataacttttttctttcatttcctttaagtCCATAAATGACACAAATTAGCAACCTATTTCGTAATAGTAAAATCTTGGTACGGTCTGCCTATGGATTTTACATTCATTTCACATGAAAGTTTTAAGTGCAGGTCAAATTTTTCGTGTCAATTGAGGCGGTTTTAAGAGCATTTATAACAAAGTTCGGATCTGACGCGCGTTCTCATTGGCTTAAAAAACCTATTTTATCAAAGTAAAAAGCTCGGAGCCAAAGCTGTTACGCCATCTGTCAATTTGTACAATAATATTAGACCATTTCCTGGACTTctctttaacatttttttgttaaatgatcCAAAACGACTCTTGGCTTCAATTAATACAGAGTAACCTTTAAGTAACAGCACAAACTACAAGGAgatagaaagtgaaatttcggtaCAAGCAAACTAGCATATTTGTTAAGGACTTATACAAATCATGCAGTCAGAGCAACTGCAATCAAGCTGtggtccatcgcggctagctcatcagGGTGATCTCTGTTTATCGCAACGAAGCAAGAAATTTGATCGTTTTCCCTTGGAGTGAATTACCAAGAGCttgtttcaacattttttccgatgcgttgagtggaaggcctcATTAGTCAGAAGCTTTTACGGACGCTGTTACCTCGAGCAAACATAACGAGCCACAATTCactgaatatttcatttcaaaattgtgTATTTAGACTTAAAAgctaaaagcaaaatttttgagTTTgactcaagaagtagggggGAAACGAGACGTGCTTCTTTCTGCTCTGGCCGCTctctgcgtgctttacaacaaaacataacacggtcaaggcttctttatttgttaaataaaaagaaaaaagttgattttacGTGCTTTTCAACTATTTCTTTAAGCTGACATGGAAAAAAGCCTCGACCCACGCACGCTCTATGGCCTTAAGAGCCTCATCAGTGATACGTGAGTTAACGGAACAACTCCTTTAACTCCGAAGAGTGATTAGCAACTAATTTAATCAAGAGATTATGAACCAGTTTACAATCTCtttatttctcccaacagtattacctctgaatcaaacattaagttctTGAGAGCAAAGGATATGAACGCAAACgcaagaagctcttgactgtaaGACAAATTCCTTTGGTAAGTTCcataggaaatgtgtaaagaacagtatggagaagttacatgctgtTAAAACCAGACCTTCTTGGGAGCGCCTAG
It encodes the following:
- the LOC131788441 gene encoding melatonin receptor type 1B-B, coding for MAQLSSISNASINTSIVQPTVAKATDQDILALELKSRPVLLVVLESFVLLLIDFVAFFGNSMVCLAFYKNSRLRIIPNYFIISLALTDLLTSVFSLPFSAGALILSRWPFGDWACQLQGYFVFAFSIASLHTMALTACNRYTRVVHSNLYPNLYTSKLTMTSVFFVWAWALICSALPFILGLSTFNFHPGTVICYSTPSFTPEFIALFTSTLIINIPVPMAVVIILYHKVFRAISRQRLRVSTERGLRISSSVEDIRLAQLLFAVTLGFCICWGPVMVVECIRFIDLWTVPRQVYLVSTYFGATSSAINVFIYGVMNRAFRVEFVKILCCKKKF